The genomic segment GCTCTATGTATCATTTAAGTTATATTTTGTATAGTGTATGtgcaatatatataatttagataatcacaaaaaatataaaatgatttaaatttatttataataaatatcaaccataattaaatttatacaaaattataaaataatgttaatatattttaattgatacatacaaccaaatctgTGCATCGCCGGCTAAGAAAACTACttatatatatagaatattaCAATTTTGTAATGTAATATTGTGGTGTGTGATTTATGACATAATTATAGATTTAGCTCTTAATGTTTACATCTTTtattaatttggtttttattCTTTTCTAGCTAAGTTTAACCCTAAACATCTTAAAAAGAGTCGAATTTGACcatcaacttttttttaaaaagagttaaattgatttttttcaacgaaaatattgactaaaacgtgaaatttttaaaagttaatattCTTCAGTCATTGATAAATAATTTGACAATACTCAACACAGCTacaataaaatatacaaattccGAAATCAATACTGTAATTAAGCAATAGCTTTTTTCGAAGATCCATTCAATTTTCCGATCAACAACTGGTAGATCTACAGGGCATATTTATTTGGAATCTGAAATGTTCAAATTCTGGGTATGGCAAATGTTGATAAAATCTGGGAAATTAACCGTAGGAACgttaattaatttgaaatttgatgCATGTACGGTGTTTGCAACATAATTATACCCAAATACAACTTATGACTCATGCCTCTCTATGATTTTCGTTGTAATTCTCTTCTCAATTTACTCTACTCGTATGTTAAGAGAAGATCAAAACTTGACTAGTTGATGAGAAAAAGAAGCTACTTAAACCTTTAGGTTGCCTTGCTATTCTCTCAATTGGTTTGAGAGGGGCTATgtaatatgtgtttgaaaaggGGATTGGGAATAAGAATTACGAGGATAAGGATCAAATTAAGAGACAACAGCATGccattaattatataaaagttgTAGTTCACATTTAGTTAGGGATATATAGCCATGATTAATTACACAGTGCCAAAAGCTTCCCCCTCAATGCCTCAATATCTGATTCCCTTAATTGGTAATTTGTTTTGGGTGCCACCTGCACAATCCAATTAGATGAAAGAAGCCACTTAAACTGCTTGATTTCATGTACAATTATCACTTTAACAATTTCACtcttagaaatatatatatatatatatatgcacctGAAGGTGAATATTGTAGAAGATCATGCCTCCAAATGACTCAAAAGAAGTAGCATTCAAAAGGATTAATCCTTGTTGCTCCTCCAAGATATGCAAAATCTCAGATAACTGAGTCTTCTGAACTCGGTCCTTTCGCAACGTTATCTGAATAACTTCACTATCACTAGTTAGCCGATTTATAGAAACCGTAGCACTGCTTGAACATCTTCCATCACTACAAAGTTTAATACCACCCTGCTGAGAAATCCTCAACAAAAGCTCTTCTTTTTTATGAACCAATCTCTCCACTTGCTCCTGCAACTCTGGTATATATTTCACAGCTTCTGAAACCGTCGCTGGAATGCTCACCTTCTTCTGCAACAACAAATTGATGAGTTGCATATTCATATTTATGACATGCATGTATATGCCTTCAAATAAGAAATTAGTTATGTACCATTTGATCTGCAAGTGGAAGCAATGATCGAAGAGATGAAAACAAGCTGTTAACCGTCTTCCGCCGGTGGCGCTCGCTAGCATTGTG from the Gossypium hirsutum isolate 1008001.06 chromosome D09, Gossypium_hirsutum_v2.1, whole genome shotgun sequence genome contains:
- the LOC107892901 gene encoding transcription factor ORG2, which encodes MCALAPFPTPNWPLLNPIGHQLNYIYENNETLDSVPQASFDPCVVKKLNHNASERHRRKTVNSLFSSLRSLLPLADQMKKVSIPATVSEAVKYIPELQEQVERLVHKKEELLLRISQQGGIKLCSDGRCSSSATVSINRLTSDSEVIQITLRKDRVQKTQLSEILHILEEQQGLILLNATSFESFGGMIFYNIHLQVAPKTNYQLRESDIEALRGKLLALCN